One segment of Purpureocillium takamizusanense chromosome 7, complete sequence DNA contains the following:
- a CDS encoding uncharacterized protein (COG:B~EggNog:ENOG503NY4J) codes for MISPENIPLPPDDGPVSPSSAHPLTSSASGSAGTSPSSIFQHGSSTTKSSSGSQTPVQMDTDAAGNKNRDTTVPAACLACRSKHLKCDGQNPCARCLSSQSECVYVASRRGYKGPRRGTAQNPNKRQATSPPDVNGGAPSDCPMLLGSRSGAPALEGNGYPAVTMMPGVVPPQQAQQQFNAGPSGMQLYKSYCSVNGIDPVAFAASHHNVGQPIPVKSVPERCLDAFYHYFFGSHPFVLPREHLLRLSKSGVMEVVLAAIRWVGSIFVDVGPAVRDGLFEEAYRLIYDPATPRDGFMVQAMMLLIVGLDGACKQEKARAILSDVERLALEIDLNTRPFATLHGQGIPVLEESWRRTWWDLFIIDGMIAGVHRVTNFLLFDVPANVALPCEEHQYVSANIPIPLYLEDLEDRDFSDEDREFSSFAYRILCGRNLGKFMRTPPIFGPEDENMARIEALLTNWRLHLPKTKRDALQRDGKLDEMMFQAHMMMHATSILLHQPHSQLDTTPTQDINSCAPHQMVPAGDLFNTHTKHTIESASAISDMITHRVPLLSHTHFFTCVITLSSIVHLSRWALFFIPHDDDDLRQQVRLNIGALNRLAEVWGAADRARGQVKAVAQEIYQAKKQQRLNSQFWVGLTQEDMLNTIATDDSIISEIESFQVPPNLLG; via the exons ATGATCTCCCCCGAGAACATCCCCCTCCCGCCAGACGACGGCCCCgtgtcgccctcgtcggcccaTCCTCTTacctcgtccgccagcgGTTCCGCGGGGACCTCGCCCAGTTCCATCTTCCAGCATggctcgtccaccaccaagtcgtcgtcgggaaGCCAGACGCCCGTCCAGATGGACAcggacgccgccggcaacaAGAATCGTGACACCaccgtgcccgccgcctgtctAGCCTGC CGAAGCAAGCATCTCAAGTGCGATGGCCAGAACCCGTGCGCCCGCTGCCTCTCCTCCCAGAGCGAGTGCGTCTACgtcgcctcgcgccgcggctACAAGGGGCCTCGGCGTGGCACGGCGCAAAATCCGAACAAGAGGCAGGCGACGTCGCCACCCGACGTCAACGGGGGCGCGCCGTCCGACTGTCCCATGCTGTTGGGGTCGCGGTCCGGCGCACCCGCCTTGGAGGGCAACGGCTATCCCGCCGTCACCATGATGCCCGGTGTCgtcccgccgcagcaggctcAGCAGCAATTCAACGCCGGTCCGTCAGGCATGCAGCTGTACAAGTCATACTGCTCCGTCAATGGTATCGACCCCGTCGCCTTTGCCGCCTCTCACCACAATGTCGGCCAGCCCATACCCGTCAAGAGCGTTCCCGAGCGCTGCCTCGACGCCTTCTACCATTACTTCTTCGGCTCGCATCCCTTCGTTCTGCCGAGGGAGCACCTCCTGCGCTTGTCCAAGAGCGGCGTCATGGAGGTGGTCCTTGCGGCGATACGCTGGGTCGGCTCCATCTTTGTTGACGTCGGGCCCGCCGTCCGCGATGGCCTCTTTGAGGAAGCGTACCGGCTCATCTACGacccggccacgccgcgtGACGGCTTCATGGTGCAGGCCATGATGCTACTCAttgtcggcctcgacggcgcatGCAAGCAGGAAAAGGCGCGGGCCATCTTGAGCGACGTGGAGCGCCTGGCTCTGGAGATTGACCTCAACACAAGGCCATTTGCGACGCTCCACGGTCAGGGCATCCCCGTGCTCGAGgagagctggcggcggacgtgGTGGGACCTGTTCATCATTGACGGCATGATTGCTGGCGTCCATCGCGTCACCAATTTTCTGCTCTTCGACGTGCCCGCCAACGTCGCCTTGCCCTGCGAGGAGCACCAATATGTCTCTGCT AATATACCAATCCCCCTCTACCTCGAAGACCTTGAAGACCGCGACTTTTCCGACGAGGACCGCGAATTCTCGTCGTTTGCCTACCGCATTCTCTGCGGGCGCAACCTGGGCAAGTTTATGCGCACGCCACCCATCTTCGGGCCAGAGGACGAGAACATGGCGCGcatcgaggcgctgctgacCAACTGGCGGCTGCACCTCCCCAAGACGAAGCgcgacgcgctgcagcgggacggcaagctcgacgagaTGATGTTCCAGGCGCACATGATGATGCACGCCACGTCGATCCTCCTGCACCAGCCGCACTCGCAGCTTgacacgacgccgacgcaaGACATCAACTCGTGCGCGCCGCACCAGATGgtgccggcgggcgacctcTTCAACACGCACACCAAGCACACCATcgagtcggcgtcggccattAGCGACATGATCACGCACcgcgtgccgctgctgtcgcacACGCACTTCTTCACGTGCGTCATCACGCTCTCGTCGATTGTGCACCTCAGCCGCTGGGCGCTCTTCTTCATcccccacgacgacgacgacctgcgccAGCAGGTGCGCCTCAACATTGGCGCGCTCAaccggctggccgaggtgTGGGGCGCCGCGGaccgggcgcgcgggcaggtCAAGGCCGTGGCGCAGGAGATTTACCaggccaagaagcagcagcgcctcaaCTCGCAGTTCTGGGTCGGGCTCACGCAGGAGGACATGCTCAACACGATTGCCACCGACGACTCCATCATCAGCGAGATTGAGAGCTTCCAGGTGCCGCCCAACCTGCTGGGCTAG
- the MAK11 gene encoding Protein mak11 (COG:S~EggNog:ENOG503NZ64): MAKRKRHGANGGEAVADAVPKKKSKATETAKPKAKPSVPETIQLVAGSYDQVLHGMTAAIGPRQDTADFADTFLFNAHTSAIRCVAVSPASAPVPGQTQKVLLASGSTDERINIYNLSAHPPSKKNQDVLAKVAPRPILENPKNRELGTLLHHASTVTALHFPTRSKLLSASEDSTIAVTRTRDWSVLSNIKVPKAKAQGRPSGDTAAFGATPAGVNEFAIHPSMKVMISVSKGERCIRLWNLVTGKKAGVLGFSRELLQAAGEGKHSSGEGRTVVWGSADGADEYAVGFDRGAVVFGMDSVPKCIVLPSPSTKIHQLRYVTMDEEAGLSLLAVSTEDGRIAFFSTRDADLSEPTEQKDDKTQPLKVAKLVGYVGGREVGVAGRIKDFVALPSEANKGTLYVAGASSEGKVRLWTLQAEELVAAMKETTAGPMGKLLGTYETQNRITCLAGFVMIPRPEGAEDSDDEVDDDDEDSDESEHASDED; encoded by the coding sequence ATGGCCAAAAGAAAGAGacacggcgccaacggcggcgaagctgtCGCCGATGCGGTCCCTAAGAAGAAGTCGAAAGCGACCGAAACTGCAAAGCCAAAGGCGAAGCCCTCGGTGCCCGAGACGATACAGCTCGTCGCGGGGTCCTACGACCAAGTCCTGCAtggcatgacggcggcgatcgGGCCGAGACAGGACACGGCCGACTTTGCCGACACGTTCCTCTTCAACGCACACACGTCGGCCATccgctgcgtcgccgtctcgccggcgtcggcgccggtcCCAGGCCAGACGCAAAAGGTGCTCCTCGCGTCGGGCAGCACCGACGAGCGAATCAACATCTACAACCTGTCGGCGCACCCGCCGAGCAAAAAGAACCAGGACGTGCTGGCCAaggtggcgccgcggccgatcCTCGAGAACCCCAAGAACCGCGAGCTCGGGACGCTGCTGCACCACGcgtcgacggtgacggcgctgCACTTCCCGACGCGCTCCAAGCTGCTGTCGGCGAGCGAGGACTCGACTATTGCGGTGACGCGCACGCGTGACTGGTCGGTGCTCAGCAACATCAAGGtgcccaaggccaaggcgcagggccggccgagcggcgacacggcggcctttggcgccacgccggcgggcgtcaaCGAGTTTGCGATCCACCCGAGCATGAAGGTCATGATTAGCGTGAGCAAGGGCGAGCGGTGCATACGGCTTTGGAACCTCGTCACGGGGAAGAAAGCCGGCGTGCTGGGCTTCTCGagggagctgctgcaggcggccgGGGAGGGCAAGCACTCGTCGGGCGAGGGCCGGACGGTGGTATGGGGTTCCGCAGACGGGGCGGACGAGTACGCCGTCGGATTTGACCGCGGCGCGGTTGTGTTTGGCATGGACAGCGTACCCAAGTGCATTGTTCtaccgtcgccgtcgaccaaAATTCACCAATTACGCTACGTCAcgatggacgaggaggctgggctgtcgctgctggccgtgtcGACCGAGGACGGGCGCATCGCCTTCTTCTCAACCAGAGACGCCGACCTCTCGGAACCAACGGAGCAAAAGGACGACAAGACGCAGCCGCTCAAGGTGGCGAAGCTGGTGGGCTACGTGGGAGGTAGAGAggtgggcgtcgcgggccgcaTCAAGGACTTTGTCGCGCTGCCGAGCGAAGCGAACAAGGGGACGCTGTacgtcgcgggcgcgagcaGCGAAGGCAAGGTCCGGCTCTGGACGTtgcaggcggaggagctggtggccgcgatgaaggagacgacggcagggCCGATGGGGAAGCTGCTGGGTACGTACGAGACGCAGAACCGCATCACGTGTTTGGCCGGATTCGTGATGATTCCTCGGCCTGAGGGCGCGGAGGACAGCGATGACGAggtggacgatgatgacgaggataGCGACGAGTCGGAGCATGCGTCTGATGAGGACTGA
- a CDS encoding uncharacterized protein (COG:Q~EggNog:ENOG503NWQ2~TransMembrane:6 (i360-382o394-417i438-461o473-494i501-523o599-617i)): MSEKESRGDPESCATDAHLYNSTIEHLTWRGVTVTVKDRESKQPRNIVDNATGIVRAGEICALMGPSGCGKTTLLNVLAGRPTNASKVDSDILVNGQRVSKSEFRQISCFVEQEDALIGSLTVRETLDFSSRLASGSLDRRQRIRRIDALLSSFGLTEQASTLIGTPIRKGISGGQKRRVGVASQLLMSPKLLFLDEPTSGLDSAASWEVVNYLRDVARRNNLIVVCSIHQPSTATYNLFDKLMLLSGGKTQYFGSVEAVVPHFEQIEVRVPTQVNPAEFLLELVNIDFARDKEAATRRLAELQNAWEASSTCKSGLDEVEAAAQSSGGLALDSVEKRPGLPSLVFTLLHRSFIKSYRDVVAYGIRIAMYLGLAIMMGTVWVRLSPTQTSIQPLINAIFFGSAFMSFMAVAYVPAFLEDRFQYVKEHQNGLYGAAEFIVSNFIIGVPYLFLISVLFSVISYWLSNFQPTATAFFTWVMWLFLDLLAAESLVVFMSSLFPSFVISLALVAFANGLWMSVGGFMVPPTILNAFYKYVFHYWDYQKYVFQGMMVNEFGDRVYSCGSGCRCMYESPLADQCEIAGQAVLDQYGYATDQMGQNVGIMIAIIFGYRLAAWIVLKLRR; encoded by the exons atgtcgGAGAAGGAATCTCGGGGCGATCCCGAGTCCTGTGCCACAGACGCTCACCTATACAATTCGACCATCGAGCACTTAACGTGGCGCGGCGTGACCGTGACCGTCAAGGACCGCGAGTCCAAGCAACCGCGAAACATCGTGGATAATGCCACCGGCATCGTCCGGGCCG GTGAGATATGCGCCCTCATGGGCCCGTCAGGGTGCGGCAAGACAACGCTGCTCaacgtcctcgccggccgcccgacAAACGCCAGCAAAGTCGACTCGGATATCCTGGTCAACGGGCAGCGCGTCTCCAAGTCTGAATTTCGGCAAATATCGTGCTtcgtcgagcaggaggacGCCCTCATCGGCTCCCTCACCGTCCGCGAGACGCTTGATTTTTCATCGCGgctcgccagcggcag CCTCGACCGCAGGCAGCGCATTCGCCGCATCGATGcgctcctctcctcctttGGCCTCACCGAGCAGGCCAGCACCCTCATCGGCACACCCATCCGAAAGGGCATCTCAGGCGGGCAGaagcgccgcgtcggcgttgCGAGCCAGCTTCTCATGAGCCCCAAgctgctcttcctcgacgagccgacCAGCGGGCTGGACTCTGCTGCCAGCTGGGAGGTGGTCAACTAcctgcgcgacgtcgcccgccgaaacaacctcatcgtcgtgtgctccatccaccagccctcgacggcgacataCAACCTGTTCGACAAGCTGATGCTGCTCTCGGGAGGCAAGACGCAGTACTTTGGctccgtcgaggccgtcgtgcCGCACTTTGAGCAGATCGAGGTCCGGGTTCCCACTCAGGTCAACCCCGCCGAGTTtctgctggagctggtcaACATCGATTTCGCCCGGGACAAGGAGGCTGCTACGAGGCGGCTCGCCGAGCTTCAGAACGCCTgggaggcgtcgtcgacttgcAAGAGcgggctcgacgaggtcgaggcggccgcgcaATCAAGTGGCGGGCTCGCGCTGGACTCGGTCGAGAAGAGGCCAGGGCTGCCGAGTCTCGTCTTTACGCTCCTGCATCGTAGCTTCATCAAGAGCTACCGCGACGTCGTGGCGTATGGCATCCGCATCGCCATGTACTTGGGCCTGGCCATCATGATGGGCACCGTGTGGGTGCGCCTCTCACCCACGCAGACGTCGATCCAGCCgctcatcaacgccatctTCTTCGGGTCTGCCTTCATGTCTTTCATGGCCGTCGCGTACGTGCCGGCGTTTCTCGAGGACCGGTTTCAGTACGTCAAGGAGCACCAGAACGGGCTGTACGGCGCCGCAGAGTTCATCGTGTCCAACTTCATCATCGGGGTCCCTTACCTCTTCCTCATCTCGGTCCTCTTCTCCGTCATCTCCTACTGGCTGTCCAACTTTCAGCCAACGGCGACAGCCTTCTTCACGTGGGTCATGTGGCTGTTTCTcgacctgctggccgccgagtcgctcgtcgtcttcatgtCGTCGCTGTTCCCGAGCTTTGTCATCTCGCTAGCACTTGTCGCCTTCGCCAACGGGCTGTGGATGTCGGTGGGCGGCTTCATGGTGCCGCCAACGATCCTCAACGCCTTCTACAAGTACGTGTTCCACTACTGGGACTACCAGAAGTACGTATTCCAGGGCATGATGGTCAACGAGTTCGGTGATCGCGTGTACTCGTGCGGCAGCGGGTGTCGGTGCATGTACGAGTCGCCCCTCGCGGATCAATGCGAGATTGCCGGGCAGGCCGTGCTGGACCAGTACGGGTACGCGACGGACCAGATGGGCCAGAACGTCGGCATCATGATTGCCATTATCTTTGGCTATCGTCTGGCGGCTTGGATCGTGCTTAAGCTGCGTAGATGA
- a CDS encoding uncharacterized protein (EggNog:ENOG503P8T2), producing MSALGAAFSTLEEARAALDEMAKGQGWALAQRTRKLDPQGQVRYLILRCSKGREYRQNPTVASTHETKRRHRVSTQRTGCKVTVTLTFKKDTQKWVTAMPNGDEHNHALLPAQAHTKYRIEGLNALRDRIVSLYNAGVKPTSIATQLRGEAKPDEALAGISSQDVRNVLARHSMGGGASTTGT from the coding sequence ATGAGCGCCCTTGGGGCTGCTTTTTCTACTCTTGAAGAGGCCCgcgctgccctcgacgaAATGGCCAAGGGCCAGGGCTGGGCCCTCGCACAACGCACGAGAAAACTGGATCCACAGGGGCAGGTCAGATACCTCATCCTGCGCTGCTCAAAGGGCAGGGAATACCGTCAGAATCCCACGGTCGCTTCCACGCACGAGACCAAGCGGAGGCATCGAGTCTCGACCCAGCGGACGGGCTGCAAGGTCACCGTCACCCTCACCTTCAAGAAGGACACGCAGAAATGGGTCACGGCGAtgcccaacggcgacgagcatAACCACGCTCTCTTGCCCGCGCAGGCGCATACTAAATACCGTATTGAGGGCTTGAACGCGCTTCGTGACAGGATCGTGAGTCTCTACAACGCTGGCGTTAAGCCTACGAGCATTGCGACGCAGCTGCGGGGCGAAGCCAAACCCGACGAAGCTCTCGCCGGGATCTCAAGTCAAGACGTCAGGAATGTCCTCGCCCGGCATAGTATGGGCGGGGGCGCTAGTACTACGGGAACTTGA
- the AKL1 gene encoding Non-specific serine/threonine protein kinase (EggNog:ENOG503NW5N~COG:T) produces MSAYGHQQMASHPGQRHHHGGGGHGPVMAAPGVVAPAGTFSPGTKIQVGSHRVVIQKYLSEGGFAHVYVVKMPKPVDGTDVAVLKRVAVPDKEALRSMRTEVETMKRLKGHRPIVTYIDSHASEMRGGGGYEVFLLMEYCNGGGLIDFMNTRLQHRLTEPEIINIFADIAEGVACMHYLKPPLLHRDIKVENVLITSKGSSKRFKLCDFGSAAPPRPAPTTVVECRQMDEDVQKHTTLQYRSPEMIDVYRKQPLNEKSDIWALGVLLYKLCYYTTPFEDQGQLAILNASFRYPSHPIFSDRLKKLIASMLREKLDDRPTIYQVLKEACSMQGRQVPIQDIYTGRSNTESRSGQRTSRELKPKSQAVGAVYSPPVQEQQAIPNVVPMRRGRPTPSPGPTSSTQKPNSSPQKVTEGDPFAALDSKSTQKLEGDELSSKFPTLDQFSLLHDHGSKFNFDSSTASPPPPVPAKDPNNRLAEKLADAAFASSRNSPANTMPTVRPHSVTPTIPRQALTSPPIDRPPSSSSTARHQADVSKAQSIISSNPDLQAISGQAASKYVSTGTMTTDLSPSTSRPAELGTTQRSTESKQSSTLHRPAHLRRPSLSSRPSLEDNRAQATKAESAMRSNAFAGRPRPASTNFESSTLEFLRDREASKAQGRMDRTSSNGSSHKPMSSVSAIPRSSNDQKVTAHSGPLIDADGSDSDGLRADVVSKRSSLPPSPAPKKLAGKFGDAFQRFESTSPANNGLGQRAASPLKETARRDLTPIAGSEITDDRSDDGLIDLDDDMTPEMRRDAERRKLEEEERRVAAAQREYKNRVAGGSSKPVPGPKKASIQSRVQSLLDEDQRRPSHVQRTAEGYGKYSDAATAASKVEKPTPAVPRKPLTISRAVVDARAHDTRSEPLSRVQSAGAASAPATIDSRATGSKPAAPKKPGHLNKFATGARPPSPVKSTQPSQLERLIAADLPGQPVLEMSAQEKDDYIEDFAKRFPSLSKMEMDAVSGGGSGAVRR; encoded by the exons ATGTCCGCGTATGGACACCAGCAGATGGCGTCCCATCCGGGGCAGCGACAccatcacggcggcggcggccacggtcccgtcatggccgccccCGGTGTCGTGGCCCCCGCGGGCACCTTCTCGCCGGGTACCAAGATCCAGGTCGGCAGCCaccgcgtcgtcatccaAAAATATCTCTCCGAGGGCGGCTTCGCCCACGTCTACGTCGTCAAGATGCCCAAGCCCGTTGACGGCACCGACGTCGCTGTCCTCAAGCGCGTTGCCGTCCCCGACAAGGAGGCCCTGCGCAGCATGCGCACCGAGGTCGAGACCATGAAGCGCCTCAAGGGCCACCGCCCCATCGTCACCTACATCGACTCCCACGCTTCCGAgatgcgcggcggcggcggctacgaaGTCTTCCTCCTCATGGAATActgcaacggcggcggcctcatcgacTTCATGAACACGCGCCTCCAGCACCGCCTGACCGAGCCCGAGATCATCAACATCTTTGCTGACATTGCCGAGGGTGTCGCCTGCATGCACTACCTGAAAcccccgctgctgcaccgcgACATCAAGGTGGAAAACGTCCTCATCACCTCCAAGGGCTCCTCGAAGCGTTTCAAGCTCTGCGACTTCGGCTCCGCTGCCCCTCCGCGCCCCGCGCCGACCACCGTCGTCGAATGCCGCcagatggacgaggacgtccAGAAGCACACGACGCTGCAATATCGAAGCCCCGAAATGATAGACGTCTATAGAAAGCAGCCCCTGAACGAAAAGTCGGACATctgggcgctgggcgtcCTTTTGTATAAGCTCTGCTACTACACGACCCCTTTTGAGGACCAGGGCCAGCTCGCGATCCTCAATGCCAGCTTTCGATATCCCAGCCATCCCATCTTCTCCGACAGGTTAAAGAAACTCATTG CCTCAATGCTGCGCGAGAAGTTGGACGATCGGCCCACCATCTATCAGGTCCTCAAAGAAGCATGCTCTATGCAGGGCAGACAGGTCCCCATACAAGAT ATCTATACCGGAAGGTCAAATACGGAATCACGATCCGGTCAGCGGACGTCGAGAGAGCTGAAACCAAAGTCCCAAGCCGTTGGTGCCGTATATTCACCGCCAGTGCAGGAGCAACAGGCCATTCCAAACGTGGTGCCAATGAGGAGAGGCCGTCCGACGCCTTCACCAGGACCCACGAGCAGCACGCAAAAGCCCAACTCATCGCCGCAAAAGGTTACCGAGGGGGACCCTTTCGCCGCCCTGGACTCGAAGTCGACTCAAAAGCTTGAAGGCGACGAACTGTCATCCAAGTTTCCGACTCTGGATCAATTTTCCCTGCTCCACGACCATGGAAGCAAGTTCAACTTTGACTCTTCCACGGcatctccgccgccaccggtgCCGGCCAAGGACCCGAACAATAGACTGGCCGAGAAgcttgccgatgccgctTTTGCATCTTCTCGAAACAGTCCCGCAAATACAATGCCGACTGTTCGGCCCCACTCTGTCACGCCGACCATACCGCGTCAAGCTCTCACCTCACCACCGATCGATAGACCACCGTCGAGCTCTTCTACAGCCAGGCACCAGGCCGACGTGAGCAAAGCACAGTCCATAATCAGCAGCAATCCAGATCTTCAAGCCATCTCCGGCCAAGCTGCGTCAAAATATGTGTCAACGGGCACAATGACAACTGATCTGTCACCTTCAACTTcacggccggccgagctTGGGACGACACAACGTTCTACTGAGAGCAAGCAATCGTCGACCCTCCATCGCCCGGCACATCTTCGTCGGCCGTCACTATCATCTAGACCCTCGCTGGAAGACAATAGGGCTCAAGCCACAAAGGCTGAGTCTGCCATGCGATCCAATGCGTTTgcaggccggccgaggccggccagtACCAACTTCGAATCCAGCACACTCGAGTTCTTGCGGGACAGGGAGGCCTCAAAAGCTCAAGGCAGGATGGACCGGACGTCATCCAACGGCTCGTCGCACAAGCCGATGTCTAGCGTATCGGCAATCCCACGTTCCAGTAACGATCAAAAAGTCACAGCTCACTCGGGGCCATTGATTGATGCGGATGGGTCGGATTCAGATGGTCTACGAGCGGATGTAGTCTCCAAACGCTCCAGCCTTCCTCCGAGCCCGGCTCCGAAGAAGCTGGCCGGCAAATTCGGCGATGCCTTCCAGCGTTTCGAGAGTACTTCTCCCGCGAACAATGGCTTAGGCCAACGAGCAGCATCACCACTCAAGGAGACCGCCAGGAGAGATCTGACTCCCATCGCTGGCTCTGAGATAACCGATGATCGCAGTGACGACGGTCTCATCGACCTTGATGACGACATGACCCCCGAAATGAGGCGCGACGCCGAACGGCgcaagctggaggaggaagagcggCGGGTTGCTGCGGCACAACGAGAATACAAGAACcgtgtcgccggcggcagctctAAGCCCGTCCCGGGACCCAAGAAGGCCAGCATCCAGAGCCGGGTTCAGAGCTTGTTAGACGAGGatcagcggcggccctcgcatGTACAAAGGACCGCAGAGGGTTACGGGAAGTATTCTGATGCTGCAACGGCAGCGAGCAAGGTGGAAAAGCCGACGCCCGCGGTGCCACGGAAGCCCCTCACGATATCGAGGGCGGTGGTCGACGCGAGAGCGCATGACACAAGGTCCGAACCTCTGTCCCGGGTGCAGTCTgctggcgcggcgtcggctccAGCCACCATTGATTCAAGGGCAACCGGGAGCAAGCCAGCGGCACCCAAGAAGCCGGGCCATCTGAATAAGTTTGCGACTGGAGCGAGGCCTCCATCGCCAGTGAAAAGTACCCAACCGTCCCAGCTCGAACGCTTGATAGCAGCCGATTTGCCTGGACAGCCGGTCCTGGAGATGTCGGCGCAGGAAAAGGACGATTACATTGAGGACTTTGCAAAGCGGTTCCCGAGCTTGAGCAAGATGGAGATGGACGCCGTCAGCGGTGGCGGTAGCGGCGCAGTTCGGCGATGA